One part of the Chryseobacterium sp. 7 genome encodes these proteins:
- a CDS encoding heme oxygenase, with the protein MKTIHLFQFKNSISLKHPFFKEECRLDNLNDLMAYDLMNTEKMIEFIIEVHDDFIFEDMTREDLLSMCGNAKEMIEHYFVTTMNDYDVI; encoded by the coding sequence ATGAAAACAATACATCTTTTTCAATTTAAGAATTCCATTTCCTTAAAACATCCTTTTTTTAAGGAAGAATGCAGATTAGATAATTTAAATGATTTAATGGCTTATGATCTTATGAACACTGAAAAAATGATTGAGTTCATTATTGAGGTTCATGATGATTTTATTTTTGAGGATATGACCAGAGAAGATCTTTTGTCAATGTGCGGAAATGCAAAGGAAATGATTGAGCATTATTTTGTAACGACCATGAATGACTATGACGTTATCTGA
- a CDS encoding CinA family protein, with translation MKFQQNLLDYISTSLITMNETVSIAESVTSGLIQLAFSQMPNAKLFYKGGITTFTVPEKVNFLDINRIEVEENGFETPKMADSMAVKVAESFGTDWGIASTGYAASVRNSGFKVYSFCSFCYKGEIVLSKRIELHNKTQALDSQLYYTEFILGCYKSALNQILI, from the coding sequence ATGAAATTTCAGCAAAATTTACTTGATTATATCAGTACTTCACTCATTACAATGAATGAAACAGTATCTATAGCAGAAAGCGTAACTTCGGGATTAATACAGTTGGCTTTTTCCCAGATGCCTAATGCAAAACTGTTTTACAAAGGAGGGATAACGACTTTTACAGTACCTGAAAAAGTTAACTTTTTAGATATCAACAGGATTGAAGTTGAAGAAAATGGCTTCGAGACCCCAAAAATGGCTGATTCAATGGCTGTAAAGGTCGCTGAATCATTTGGAACAGATTGGGGAATTGCATCTACAGGATATGCTGCATCTGTAAGAAATTCAGGGTTTAAAGTGTATTCATTTTGCTCATTCTGCTATAAAGGCGAGATTGTTCTTTCTAAACGCATAGAGCTTCATAATAAGACTCAGGCATTAGATTCGCAGTTATATTATACTGAATTTATTTTAGGGTGTTATAAAAGTGCACTTAACCAAATCTTAATTTAA
- a CDS encoding helix-turn-helix domain-containing protein encodes MKLYIKYMVSLRCKMVVHQELEKLGIKNAVVDLGTVELLDEISPEQRQILKENLLKTGLEVLDNKKSILIEKIKNVVIEMIHYSGELPKENFSDYISEKLGYDYTYLANTFSEVKGMTLQHFIIINKVEKVKELLLYDELNLTEISYKLNYSSVAHLSNQFKKITGLSPSFYKQLKQRRLGNLEDL; translated from the coding sequence ATGAAGTTGTATATAAAATATATGGTAAGTTTGCGCTGCAAAATGGTTGTCCATCAGGAATTGGAAAAACTGGGCATTAAAAATGCTGTTGTAGATTTGGGAACAGTAGAATTATTGGATGAAATTAGCCCGGAACAAAGACAGATTCTTAAAGAAAATTTACTGAAAACCGGACTTGAGGTTTTAGATAATAAAAAAAGTATCCTGATAGAGAAAATAAAGAATGTAGTGATCGAAATGATTCATTATTCAGGTGAACTTCCAAAAGAAAATTTCTCAGATTATATAAGCGAAAAATTAGGATATGACTATACTTATCTTGCGAATACCTTTTCTGAAGTGAAAGGAATGACACTCCAGCATTTTATCATTATTAATAAAGTAGAAAAGGTAAAAGAACTGCTGTTGTATGACGAACTGAATCTTACAGAAATTTCTTACAAACTTAACTACAGCAGTGTGGCTCACCTTTCTAACCAGTTTAAAAAGATCACAGGGCTTTCTCCTTCATTTTATAAGCAGTTGAAACAAAGACGTCTTGGCAATCTGGAAGACTTATAA
- a CDS encoding glycosyltransferase codes for MNKNIKSDVEEKTKRRSVQSNKNTFYHKPEVIFISTFPPKVCGIATYCQDLIQSLKLQFRESFSITTCPMETEDEHYQYEADPAYRLNTSDAISYLELADKINKNNRIQLVMLQHEFGFFNETQDGLLLFLQNLQKDLIITFHTVLPKPDPELKEKVKEISRFVKSIIVMTGISADILTNDYDISSDKIKVIPHGTHLLPFIDKISLKKKYGLKDKKVLSTFGLLGAGKNIETTLEALPEIVSQNPDVMFLIIGKTHPGIIKYEGEKYRDFLQDTIKRLHLEKHTYFINQYLPLNELLDYLQLTNIYLFTSKDRNQAVSGTFSYAISCGCPIISTPIPHALEVLNEDLGIIIDFEAPEQLAAAVNTLLKNETAQEKLRSNSLEKMAPTAWENSSISHALLFQQYNKDKMILHYTFPIINLSHIKNMTTDFGMIQFSKINKPDINSGYTLDDNARALIVACRHYEVSRDESDLSLISTYLNVIRFCQQPDGSFLNYVNQDKKFAQQNYETNLEDSNGRAIWALGYLLSIKAILPQLFSDEAESIIEKSLPSIDKIHSTRAMAFIIKGLHYQNSENNIPLLKKLANRLVKMYQHEKHKDWHWFESYLTYGNSVLPEALLCAWITTQDEMYKQVANESFKFLLSKTFSKGGIKVISNKGWLQKETINSPEPIGGEQPIDVAYTILTLSTFYKVFKDEKYLQMMRNAFSWFLGKNHLHQIIYNPATGGCYDGLEEKNINLNQGAESTVSYLMARLCFPK; via the coding sequence ATGAATAAAAATATAAAATCAGACGTGGAGGAAAAGACAAAAAGACGATCTGTACAAAGTAATAAAAACACATTTTATCATAAACCTGAAGTTATCTTTATAAGTACTTTTCCTCCTAAGGTATGTGGTATTGCAACCTATTGTCAGGATTTGATACAATCCCTTAAGTTACAATTCAGAGAATCATTTAGCATCACTACCTGCCCGATGGAAACTGAGGATGAGCATTATCAATATGAAGCAGATCCAGCATATCGCTTAAATACATCCGATGCCATATCTTATTTAGAGTTGGCTGATAAAATCAACAAAAATAACAGGATTCAACTGGTTATGCTCCAGCATGAATTTGGATTTTTCAACGAAACCCAAGACGGATTACTCCTTTTCCTTCAAAATTTACAGAAAGACCTCATCATTACTTTTCACACTGTTCTGCCGAAACCCGATCCGGAATTAAAAGAAAAGGTAAAAGAAATCAGCCGTTTCGTAAAATCCATTATTGTCATGACCGGTATTTCTGCGGATATCCTTACCAATGATTATGATATTTCATCTGATAAAATTAAAGTGATACCCCACGGTACCCATTTGCTGCCATTTATCGATAAAATTTCACTGAAAAAAAAATACGGACTTAAAGATAAAAAGGTACTTTCAACATTTGGTTTACTGGGTGCTGGGAAAAATATTGAAACCACATTAGAAGCTCTGCCTGAAATCGTTTCCCAAAATCCGGATGTAATGTTTCTGATTATCGGAAAGACGCACCCGGGTATCATTAAATATGAAGGAGAGAAGTACCGTGATTTTTTACAGGATACTATTAAGAGGCTTCATCTGGAAAAACATACGTACTTTATCAACCAATATCTGCCTTTGAATGAGTTGCTAGATTATCTTCAGCTTACCAATATCTATCTTTTCACTTCAAAAGACAGAAATCAGGCAGTAAGCGGTACTTTTTCCTATGCCATCAGCTGTGGATGCCCTATTATTTCTACCCCTATTCCTCATGCTTTGGAAGTCTTAAATGAAGACCTGGGAATCATTATTGATTTTGAAGCTCCGGAACAGCTTGCTGCTGCCGTGAATACATTATTGAAAAATGAAACTGCACAGGAAAAATTACGATCAAATAGTCTGGAAAAAATGGCTCCCACAGCCTGGGAGAATTCATCTATTTCACATGCCTTATTATTTCAACAATACAACAAAGACAAAATGATATTACACTATACATTCCCCATCATCAATCTTAGCCATATCAAAAATATGACAACGGATTTTGGAATGATCCAATTTTCTAAAATCAACAAACCTGATATCAATTCCGGGTATACTTTGGACGATAATGCCCGTGCTTTGATTGTAGCCTGCAGACATTATGAAGTAAGCAGAGATGAATCTGATCTTAGCTTAATCTCAACCTACCTGAATGTAATAAGGTTTTGTCAACAACCAGATGGTAGTTTTCTCAACTATGTAAATCAAGACAAGAAATTTGCGCAACAAAACTACGAAACCAACCTTGAAGATTCCAATGGTAGGGCAATCTGGGCATTGGGGTACCTTCTTTCTATAAAAGCAATCTTACCACAACTGTTTTCTGATGAAGCAGAGTCCATCATTGAAAAAAGTCTTCCGTCTATTGATAAAATTCATTCTACCCGTGCAATGGCTTTTATTATAAAGGGATTGCATTATCAAAACTCTGAAAACAATATTCCATTATTGAAAAAGCTGGCTAACAGACTGGTAAAAATGTATCAGCATGAGAAACATAAAGACTGGCATTGGTTTGAAAGCTACCTGACCTATGGAAACAGCGTACTCCCTGAAGCTTTATTGTGTGCGTGGATTACAACCCAGGACGAAATGTATAAACAGGTTGCCAATGAATCATTCAAGTTTTTGCTTTCTAAAACATTTAGTAAGGGAGGCATTAAAGTAATATCTAACAAAGGATGGCTGCAGAAAGAAACGATTAATAGTCCTGAACCAATTGGTGGTGAACAACCTATTGACGTTGCTTATACCATACTAACCTTATCTACATTCTACAAGGTTTTTAAGGATGAAAAATATTTGCAGATGATGAGGAATGCTTTTAGTTGGTTTTTAGGAAAGAATCATTTACATCAGATTATTTATAACCCTGCAACAGGTGGGTGTTATGACGGTCTTGAAGAGAAAAATATTAATCTCAATCAGGGAGCAGAATCAACAGTCAGTTACCTCATGGCAAGGCTCTGTTTTCCAAAATAA
- a CDS encoding pesticidal protein Cry7Aa, protein MVPVKRDGIILRKTALDFESEGVLNPAVIQDRGKIHLFYRALARNNFSSIGYCILSDYKTIETRLSIPVIIPEFEYEKHGVEDPRIVKIDHLFYITYTSYDGVNALGTLAVSEDLTSWQKQGIIVPKIPYNKFRFLSESQGEIGEKYKRFNKLPSAHKKDKEIFLWDKNVIFFPRRINGKLYFLHRIRPDIQIASIESIEDLNPDFWKDYFLHFKEHIVLSPKYEHEVSYIGGGCPPIETKHGWLLIYHGVHDTIEGYVYSACAALLDLVNPEKEISRLPYPLFKPEEEWEQKGEVNNVCFPTGAIVEGDTLHVYYGAADQRIAVASLSISELLKELLRYTP, encoded by the coding sequence GTGGTACCTGTAAAACGAGACGGAATTATACTCAGAAAAACGGCATTAGACTTTGAGAGTGAAGGTGTTTTAAACCCTGCTGTCATTCAGGATAGAGGAAAAATACACTTGTTCTACAGGGCTCTTGCCAGAAATAATTTCTCCAGTATCGGATACTGTATATTATCAGATTATAAGACCATAGAAACAAGATTGAGCATTCCGGTGATCATTCCCGAGTTTGAATATGAAAAGCATGGGGTTGAAGATCCAAGAATCGTAAAAATTGATCATTTATTTTATATTACCTATACAAGTTATGATGGGGTTAACGCATTGGGAACACTTGCCGTATCAGAGGATCTTACTTCATGGCAAAAACAGGGGATAATTGTTCCCAAAATTCCCTATAACAAGTTTAGATTTTTATCGGAGTCCCAAGGTGAAATAGGAGAAAAATACAAACGTTTCAACAAACTCCCATCTGCTCATAAAAAAGATAAAGAGATCTTTCTTTGGGACAAAAATGTCATATTTTTCCCAAGAAGAATTAACGGTAAGCTTTATTTTCTTCATCGCATAAGACCTGACATCCAAATTGCAAGTATAGAAAGCATTGAAGATTTGAATCCAGATTTCTGGAAAGATTACTTCCTTCACTTTAAAGAACATATTGTATTATCTCCTAAATATGAGCATGAAGTAAGCTATATTGGCGGAGGGTGCCCTCCTATAGAAACCAAGCATGGATGGCTTTTGATCTACCATGGTGTACATGATACTATTGAAGGGTATGTTTACAGCGCATGTGCTGCCCTACTGGATCTTGTTAATCCCGAAAAGGAAATTTCAAGGCTTCCTTATCCTCTTTTCAAACCCGAAGAAGAATGGGAACAGAAAGGAGAAGTAAACAATGTCTGCTTCCCTACCGGAGCCATCGTAGAAGGAGATACACTCCATGTTTACTATGGAGCAGCAGATCAAAGAATTGCTGTTGCTTCTTTAAGTATTTCAGAATTACTGAAAGAATTACTACGGTACACACCATAA